The Deltaproteobacteria bacterium genome has a window encoding:
- a CDS encoding glycosyltransferase family 4 protein produces the protein MSKTIQKNILVVSRCAWTLYNFRAGLMKGLIAKGHKVRCAGAEGDGFEKRLREEDFDFIPIPVDRRGINPLADLRLLFHLFFLYRKLAPDVVLHFTIKPVIYGSVAARLAGVPRIVNTITGLGYAFTGRQSGWLKRIVMPMYRAAISSAHFTFFQNSEDRDFFVSRNLARPENTGVLPGSGVDCDRFRPRPEALDGDRPVILMVARLLEDKGVREFAGAARMVREKRPEARFVILGRRDERNPSVIPEKEIASWIDEGVLEWPGETDDVRPWLAKARIVALPSYREGTPRSLLEASAMAKPIVAADVPGCRDVVDHGKTGLLVPVRDAKSLAEAVSSLLENPGLCGEMGAAGREKMLARYDEKSVISMIAGAFEKPSKRSR, from the coding sequence GTGAGCAAAACCATTCAAAAAAACATTCTCGTGGTATCCCGTTGCGCCTGGACCCTTTACAACTTCCGCGCGGGCCTCATGAAGGGCCTCATTGCAAAAGGCCACAAGGTGCGCTGCGCCGGGGCGGAAGGCGATGGCTTCGAAAAGCGCCTTAGAGAGGAAGATTTCGATTTCATCCCCATACCCGTGGACAGGCGCGGCATAAACCCTCTGGCGGACCTAAGGCTTTTGTTTCACCTTTTTTTCCTTTACAGAAAACTTGCGCCCGACGTGGTTCTCCACTTCACCATAAAGCCCGTGATCTACGGCTCGGTGGCGGCGCGCCTGGCGGGGGTGCCCCGCATAGTCAACACGATCACCGGCCTTGGCTACGCCTTCACCGGCCGCCAGTCGGGCTGGCTTAAGCGTATCGTGATGCCCATGTACAGGGCCGCCATTTCAAGCGCCCATTTCACCTTTTTTCAAAACAGCGAGGACCGCGACTTTTTCGTGTCCCGCAATCTTGCCAGGCCCGAAAATACCGGCGTCCTTCCGGGCTCCGGCGTGGACTGCGACCGGTTCCGCCCCCGCCCGGAAGCCCTTGACGGCGACAGGCCCGTAATCCTCATGGTGGCCCGGCTCCTGGAAGACAAGGGCGTCCGGGAATTCGCCGGGGCGGCAAGGATGGTCCGGGAAAAGCGCCCGGAGGCCCGGTTCGTCATCCTGGGGCGCAGAGACGAGCGCAACCCTTCGGTGATTCCCGAAAAGGAAATTGCCTCCTGGATCGATGAAGGCGTCCTGGAATGGCCGGGGGAGACCGACGACGTGCGGCCCTGGCTGGCCAAGGCCAGGATTGTGGCGCTTCCCTCCTACCGGGAAGGCACCCCCCGGAGCCTTCTGGAGGCATCGGCAATGGCGAAACCCATAGTGGCCGCAGACGTTCCCGGCTGCCGGGACGTTGTGGATCACGGAAAAACCGGCCTCCTGGTTCCGGTGAGGGATGCGAAATCCCTGGCGGAGGCGGTTTCCAGCCTTCTGGAAAATCCCGGTCTGTGCGGGGAAATGGGCGCCGCCGGGCGCGAGAAAATGCTTGCCCGGTACGATGAAAAGTCCGTTATATCGATGATCGCAGGAGCCTTTGAAAAGCCTTCCAAAAGGAGCCGGTGA
- a CDS encoding septum formation initiator family protein gives MGWKNSAILATLFAVACGAFVFLVFSNNGVKLVEAKRREHEAVLAANRKMEEENAEMARTIQRLKEDPFFVEFVARQEYGLTGPDDMVFTFDRTRTGKPVWPEERAADEARRVEEARKLKREQEEGHKPEAKKPEKSEGSTKKSGGKKTEKPENKKDRKKKET, from the coding sequence ATGGGGTGGAAAAATTCGGCCATACTCGCAACCCTCTTTGCGGTGGCCTGCGGTGCCTTCGTTTTCCTGGTTTTCAGCAATAACGGGGTGAAGCTTGTTGAGGCCAAGCGCCGCGAACACGAGGCCGTGCTTGCGGCCAACCGAAAGATGGAAGAGGAAAACGCCGAAATGGCGCGAACCATCCAAAGGCTCAAGGAAGACCCCTTTTTCGTGGAGTTCGTGGCCAGGCAGGAATACGGGCTGACCGGCCCTGACGACATGGTTTTCACCTTTGACAGGACCCGGACAGGCAAGCCCGTGTGGCCCGAAGAACGAGCCGCAGACGAGGCCCGGAGGGTCGAGGAGGCCAGAAAGCTGAAAAGGGAGCAGGAGGAAGGCCACAAGCCTGAGGCCAAAAAGCCGGAAAAATCGGAAGGGTCCACCAAAAAATCCGGCGGAAAAAAGACGGAAAAACCCGAAAACAAAAAAGACCGGAAAAAGAAAGAAACATAG
- the murJ gene encoding murein biosynthesis integral membrane protein MurJ, which translates to MSEISKVARAAGTSGAATLISRLLGFVRDASTAWLCGSGMAADAFFVAFRIPNLLRRLVGEGALNDAFVPVFTEKLVREGKDEAARLAVAMFRFLALCLLVITALGMIFTPLVVKVIAPGFDASPGKLELTIYLTRITFPYIFFISLVALCQGVLNSLGHFFAPAFGPVLLNLSMIGSIYFLAPFVDPRVMGLCIGVVIGGVIQLIFQMPYMAVRGVKPWKGRTLWHPAIKRVLLLMGPRILSTGVYQINVMVGTMLASLLAAGSVSYLYYADRIVELPFGIFAVSISTAVLPTLARQAAKNDREGFLESFGYAMRLMIFITVPAAVGQIVLNRPIVALLFERGEFSPDTTIQTAKALLYYNLGLVSFSAVPILIRPFSALQDTMTPTKVAIIAVLANIAFSAALMGPLAHGGLALATSLSATVNMGLLAYHLKKRFGRLGGRAIMKSLLKALFASGLMAAVVWGLRLVLIGDGHLHTLDLLWRMGACITVGMSVYGVTAWNVAREDFGFALAMFGGGRRFKNLGNRLFGRFKK; encoded by the coding sequence ATGAGTGAAATTTCCAAGGTGGCAAGGGCGGCGGGAACAAGCGGGGCCGCCACCCTCATCTCGCGTCTACTGGGCTTCGTGCGCGACGCCTCCACCGCCTGGCTGTGCGGAAGCGGCATGGCCGCCGACGCCTTTTTCGTGGCCTTCCGAATTCCCAACCTGCTGCGCCGCCTGGTGGGCGAAGGGGCCTTGAACGACGCCTTCGTGCCGGTCTTCACCGAAAAATTGGTGAGGGAAGGCAAGGACGAGGCGGCCCGGCTGGCGGTGGCCATGTTCCGCTTTCTCGCCCTGTGCCTCTTGGTGATTACGGCCCTGGGCATGATATTCACGCCCCTTGTGGTGAAGGTCATCGCTCCGGGTTTCGACGCGTCCCCCGGCAAGCTGGAACTCACCATTTACCTTACCAGGATCACCTTTCCGTATATCTTCTTCATTTCCCTGGTGGCCCTGTGCCAGGGGGTCTTGAACAGCCTGGGGCATTTTTTCGCCCCCGCCTTCGGCCCGGTTCTCTTGAACCTTTCCATGATAGGCTCCATTTATTTCCTGGCCCCCTTCGTGGACCCCAGGGTGATGGGACTTTGCATCGGCGTGGTTATCGGCGGGGTGATCCAGCTCATTTTCCAGATGCCCTACATGGCCGTAAGAGGTGTTAAGCCCTGGAAGGGCCGCACACTGTGGCACCCTGCTATAAAGCGGGTTCTGCTTCTTATGGGGCCCAGAATCCTTTCCACGGGCGTCTACCAGATAAACGTGATGGTGGGCACCATGCTGGCCTCGCTCCTGGCCGCCGGAAGCGTATCCTATCTTTATTACGCCGACCGCATAGTGGAGCTTCCCTTCGGCATTTTTGCGGTGTCCATCTCAACTGCGGTGCTGCCCACCCTGGCCCGGCAGGCGGCCAAAAACGACCGGGAGGGCTTCCTGGAGAGCTTCGGCTACGCCATGCGGCTCATGATCTTCATCACCGTGCCCGCCGCAGTTGGGCAGATAGTGCTCAACCGCCCCATAGTGGCGCTTCTTTTCGAGCGCGGGGAGTTCTCCCCCGACACCACCATCCAGACCGCCAAGGCGCTTTTATACTACAACCTGGGGCTTGTCTCCTTTTCCGCCGTGCCCATTCTGATCCGGCCCTTTTCGGCTCTCCAGGACACCATGACCCCCACCAAGGTGGCGATAATAGCGGTTCTCGCCAACATCGCCTTTTCCGCCGCCCTCATGGGGCCTCTGGCCCACGGCGGGCTGGCCCTGGCCACCAGCCTTTCGGCCACAGTCAACATGGGCCTTTTGGCCTATCACCTGAAAAAGCGCTTCGGTCGCCTTGGGGGCCGGGCCATAATGAAATCCCTTCTGAAGGCCCTTTTCGCATCCGGCCTGATGGCGGCTGTGGTATGGGGCCTGCGTCTTGTTCTGATCGGCGATGGGCATCTCCACACTCTGGACCTTTTATGGCGGATGGGAGCCTGCATCACGGTCGGCATGTCGGTTTACGGCGTAACCGCCTGGAATGTGGCCAGGGAGGATTTCGGATTCGCCCTTGCCATGTTCGGAGGCGGAAGAAGATTCAAAAATCTGGGAAACCGGCTTTTTGGACGCTTCAAAAAATGA
- a CDS encoding DNA repair exonuclease: MEPFKFVHAADLHLGSPFAGVTAREPEIAQVLKDASIAAFRNLVDCVIEQDARFLLVAGDVFDLDAPSLKARLAFAEGMKRLSERGIPVFAVYGNHDPVASGFKSVALPENVHVFDSKKVESILVEVSGRTIALVSGISYAKREETRNLAAMFPVHESPLFSIGLVHANVGGVGGYENYAACSISDLAQCGVRYFALGHVHERRKVCDSPLALYPGNIQGRSFRETGPRGALVVTVDHAGGAVEVFAPLDTVRFSERALDIAPFESIGGLLDAMIRQVREMAAEADGRGLVCRLRLTGRGSLYGELAAAMAVEDLLSGLKEEFSGLSPFVWVEEIISRVLPDVDLDERRGGGDLFAQVLAISDEWRGEGFLSTKKVLADLYSNTRARDALPALTDKEIEELAEGAVLLCLDRLEGEAQ; this comes from the coding sequence ATGGAGCCCTTCAAATTCGTCCACGCGGCTGACCTGCACCTTGGAAGCCCCTTTGCCGGAGTCACGGCCCGTGAGCCGGAAATCGCCCAGGTGCTCAAGGACGCCTCCATTGCGGCTTTTCGGAACCTCGTGGATTGCGTCATCGAACAGGATGCCCGGTTTCTTCTGGTGGCTGGGGATGTTTTCGATCTCGACGCGCCCAGCCTTAAAGCCCGCCTTGCATTCGCCGAGGGCATGAAAAGGCTTTCCGAGCGTGGAATCCCGGTGTTCGCGGTTTACGGCAACCATGACCCGGTGGCTTCCGGCTTCAAGAGCGTGGCGCTTCCCGAAAACGTCCATGTGTTCGATTCCAAAAAGGTCGAATCCATCCTGGTTGAGGTTTCCGGTCGGACCATAGCCCTTGTGAGCGGAATCAGCTACGCGAAACGCGAGGAAACAAGAAACCTTGCGGCCATGTTTCCTGTTCATGAATCCCCCCTTTTTTCCATCGGCCTTGTACACGCCAACGTGGGAGGAGTGGGCGGCTACGAAAACTATGCCGCCTGCTCCATAAGCGACCTTGCCCAATGCGGCGTTCGCTATTTCGCCCTTGGCCACGTCCACGAGCGCCGCAAAGTCTGCGACTCCCCCCTTGCGCTTTATCCCGGCAACATCCAAGGCCGCAGCTTCCGGGAAACCGGGCCGAGAGGCGCGCTCGTTGTCACGGTTGACCATGCCGGAGGGGCCGTCGAAGTCTTCGCGCCGCTTGATACCGTGCGATTTTCAGAAAGAGCCTTGGATATCGCGCCCTTTGAAAGCATAGGCGGCCTTCTGGACGCCATGATACGACAGGTGCGCGAGATGGCCGCCGAAGCCGACGGAAGGGGCCTCGTATGCCGACTGCGGCTTACCGGGCGGGGCTCCCTCTACGGGGAGCTTGCGGCGGCTATGGCGGTGGAGGACCTTCTTTCGGGGCTTAAGGAGGAATTTTCGGGGCTTTCGCCTTTTGTATGGGTCGAGGAGATCATCAGCCGGGTTCTTCCCGACGTCGATCTCGATGAAAGGCGCGGCGGCGGCGATCTGTTCGCCCAGGTTCTTGCGATTTCGGACGAATGGCGCGGGGAGGGGTTTTTGTCCACGAAAAAAGTCCTGGCCGACCTTTATTCCAATACAAGGGCAAGGGACGCCCTTCCGGCGCTGACGGACAAGGAAATCGAAGAGTTGGCGGAAGGCGCGGTTCTTTTGTGCCTGGACCGTCTGGAAGGGGAGGCCCAATGA
- a CDS encoding AAA family ATPase: MIIRDFHLDGFGVFNNVEVTGLSSGLNIFYGDNEAGKSTLLAFFRAVFFGFPDGRRSVQAPPPLCGGEHGGLIVLAGAGPGTVMISRHRKNRSKPEILFENGQKGGEEELRLLFAGVTEPLFNSIYTFSLKELAEFKNLTDEAVKGALFGASFGAGMHTFADAFKKLGNVKEELFKSGGSKPAINQELAALSEIRKKIVMALKDQDRYSQVTSELSEAETLAGELALLRKELGRERLGLENTVKLWADWVVFRDTAARMEALGPGHSGFPPRGIERLERLISLADKEKYERAKCLAEKEDHEADLKAWTVDPLLEENAAAIERLNENLAAFRENVRELSGKNGRIAGLMAEADGICRGLGPDWTRERLKNADCSVFVKQDLDDKGKALLEAERAVEKAREILGVHFGTAREAEAEEARAAENAALYNDDTVMDYADMAGVRKNLRLCRDLETEARGLEKEAEFAQVRAKDHEGRVYPLWVVFAPVFAGLVFAAPFFYYAGVLQGVGVVLAALVVCGFLFFQRKRNTKIFEEARKGAENANRAWRDSISRLNELAGESGFTGNDWDGMAEALDRREREQADRENRRQAAEAALEKAKEAARTARNRRDEAGTGLEKAVAAHDETLSAWKEGLSSLGLPADLSPKTAFDAFGFMENGARIVRELENAISEAAEIEKRISSFKTDAQRVIAACGREIATDEILDSSVRLIQSDLKKNMDAKAELIRLSELAAALGRRICAHDKELLRLDSEVKNLLESAGARDIDEFMELGARAEEHARLSSAHDVAARNLLTISGEADLDALCRRLLALDPQAVSERLDEVRGLLERVEADLETARQRAADSKSLLEKIASDTVLAELRLEECAVRERLRVLALSWGRHATALELLSQARSRFEESERPTVIKEAESLFAKITDGAYTRLHTPTGQLEIEAEAPSGVRRKTSELSRGTAEQLYLCLRLAYARAGAARHGGIPLVMDDVFVNFDHPRAERAAMVLSDIARSMQVLYFTCHAHTFDMFRQVAPDSGFFRLDGGVIEKASSASPS; this comes from the coding sequence ATGATAATCCGGGACTTTCATCTCGACGGCTTCGGGGTCTTTAATAATGTGGAGGTGACCGGCCTTTCTTCAGGCCTGAACATTTTTTACGGCGACAACGAGGCTGGAAAATCGACTCTTCTGGCCTTTTTCCGGGCCGTGTTCTTCGGGTTTCCCGACGGACGCCGGAGCGTGCAGGCCCCGCCGCCCCTTTGCGGGGGCGAGCACGGGGGGCTCATAGTCCTTGCCGGAGCAGGCCCCGGAACAGTTATGATTAGCCGCCATAGAAAAAACAGGTCAAAGCCCGAAATCCTTTTCGAAAACGGGCAAAAGGGCGGCGAGGAGGAGCTTCGGCTCCTTTTTGCCGGCGTCACCGAGCCCCTCTTCAACTCTATTTACACCTTCAGCCTAAAGGAGCTTGCCGAGTTCAAGAATCTTACGGACGAGGCAGTCAAGGGAGCGCTTTTCGGGGCAAGTTTTGGCGCTGGAATGCATACCTTCGCGGACGCCTTCAAAAAGCTCGGAAACGTAAAGGAGGAGCTTTTCAAATCAGGCGGCTCCAAGCCTGCGATCAACCAGGAACTTGCGGCGCTTTCCGAGATCAGGAAAAAAATCGTCATGGCCCTTAAGGATCAGGACCGGTACTCCCAGGTGACAAGCGAGCTATCCGAGGCCGAAACCCTTGCCGGAGAACTCGCCCTTTTGCGAAAAGAACTGGGCCGGGAAAGGCTTGGCCTGGAAAACACCGTAAAACTCTGGGCTGACTGGGTGGTTTTCCGGGATACCGCAGCCCGGATGGAAGCTCTGGGGCCGGGCCATTCAGGGTTTCCCCCAAGGGGGATCGAAAGGCTCGAACGCCTGATATCCCTTGCGGACAAGGAAAAATACGAACGCGCCAAGTGCCTGGCTGAAAAGGAGGATCACGAGGCTGATTTGAAGGCTTGGACGGTTGACCCTCTTTTGGAGGAAAACGCGGCGGCCATAGAGCGTCTTAATGAAAATCTTGCGGCCTTCAGGGAAAACGTACGGGAGCTTTCCGGGAAAAATGGCAGGATTGCCGGGCTCATGGCCGAGGCGGACGGAATCTGCCGGGGGCTTGGGCCTGACTGGACCAGGGAGAGGCTTAAAAATGCGGACTGCTCGGTGTTTGTGAAACAGGACCTTGACGACAAGGGAAAGGCTCTTTTAGAGGCTGAGCGAGCCGTGGAGAAGGCGAGGGAGATTCTTGGCGTTCATTTCGGGACGGCCCGCGAGGCGGAAGCGGAGGAGGCCCGCGCCGCCGAAAACGCGGCCCTTTACAACGATGATACTGTGATGGATTACGCCGATATGGCCGGAGTCCGGAAAAACCTGCGCCTTTGCAGGGATTTGGAAACAGAGGCCAGGGGTTTGGAAAAGGAGGCGGAGTTCGCCCAAGTCCGCGCAAAAGACCATGAAGGCCGGGTGTACCCCTTATGGGTTGTTTTCGCCCCCGTCTTTGCGGGTCTTGTCTTTGCGGCCCCATTCTTTTATTACGCGGGCGTTCTTCAAGGAGTCGGGGTGGTTCTGGCTGCCCTTGTCGTCTGCGGCTTTTTGTTTTTCCAACGTAAAAGGAATACAAAAATATTTGAGGAAGCTCGAAAAGGAGCCGAAAACGCAAACCGGGCATGGCGTGACTCAATTTCCAGGTTGAATGAGCTTGCAGGGGAATCAGGTTTTACGGGCAACGACTGGGACGGCATGGCGGAGGCCCTTGACCGCCGCGAAAGGGAACAGGCGGATCGGGAAAACAGGCGGCAGGCGGCGGAAGCCGCCCTTGAAAAGGCGAAAGAGGCCGCCCGGACTGCCCGAAACAGGCGGGATGAAGCCGGGACTGGCCTTGAAAAGGCCGTGGCGGCTCATGATGAAACACTGTCCGCTTGGAAGGAGGGGCTTTCATCCCTTGGGCTTCCCGCCGATCTTTCGCCCAAAACGGCTTTTGACGCCTTTGGCTTTATGGAAAACGGCGCAAGGATAGTAAGGGAGCTTGAAAATGCTATTTCGGAGGCTGCGGAAATCGAAAAGAGGATTTCCAGCTTCAAGACTGATGCCCAAAGAGTGATTGCCGCCTGCGGCAGGGAAATCGCAACGGACGAAATTCTTGATTCCTCAGTGCGCCTCATCCAGTCTGATCTAAAGAAGAATATGGACGCCAAGGCCGAATTGATAAGGCTTTCAGAACTTGCGGCGGCCCTTGGCCGCCGGATTTGCGCCCACGACAAAGAGCTTTTGAGGCTCGATTCCGAGGTGAAAAATCTGCTTGAATCAGCGGGGGCGAGGGACATCGATGAATTCATGGAGCTTGGGGCAAGGGCGGAGGAACATGCAAGGCTGTCATCAGCCCACGATGTTGCGGCCCGGAACCTTCTGACAATTTCGGGGGAGGCCGATCTTGACGCCCTCTGCCGGAGGCTTTTAGCCCTTGATCCGCAGGCCGTGTCCGAAAGGCTCGACGAGGTGAGGGGCCTTCTTGAAAGAGTGGAGGCGGACCTTGAAACGGCGCGCCAAAGGGCCGCCGATTCCAAGAGCCTCCTTGAAAAAATCGCTTCGGATACGGTTCTTGCCGAGCTTCGCCTGGAAGAATGCGCCGTAAGGGAGCGCCTGCGGGTCCTGGCCCTTTCCTGGGGCCGCCACGCCACAGCCCTTGAGCTTTTATCCCAGGCCAGGAGCCGCTTTGAGGAAAGCGAGCGGCCCACGGTGATAAAGGAGGCGGAAAGCCTTTTCGCAAAGATAACGGACGGGGCCTACACCCGCCTTCACACTCCCACAGGCCAGCTTGAGATAGAGGCGGAAGCTCCGTCAGGGGTTCGCAGGAAAACCTCCGAATTGAGCCGTGGAACCGCCGAGCAGCTCTACCTGTGCCTTCGTCTTGCCTATGCCAGGGCCGGAGCCGCCCGACACGGCGGGATTCCCCTTGTGATGGACGACGTTTTCGTCAATTTCGATCACCCAAGAGCGGAAAGGGCCGCCATGGTGCTTTCTGACATCGCGCGCTCCATGCAGGTCCTCTACTTCACCTGTCACGCCCACACCTTTGACATGTTCAGGCAGGTTGCCCCTGATTCCGGGTTTTTCCGGCTGGATGGCGGCGTAATAGAAAAGGCCTCCTCGGCTTCGCCCTCCTGA
- a CDS encoding 4Fe-4S binding protein → MTYWRLPLDADDIPVTRGKVHVVEDRCKGCGYCIAYCPKKVLAPAEHYNQKGYHPPEVQRPEECVNCHYCESICPEFAIFSVEIPVSPDASRKDAA, encoded by the coding sequence ATGACTTACTGGCGACTTCCCCTGGATGCGGACGACATCCCGGTTACCCGTGGCAAGGTCCACGTGGTGGAGGACCGCTGCAAGGGATGCGGCTATTGCATCGCCTACTGCCCCAAGAAGGTCCTTGCGCCCGCCGAGCACTATAACCAGAAGGGCTATCATCCGCCCGAAGTGCAAAGGCCCGAAGAGTGCGTAAACTGCCATTACTGCGAATCCATCTGCCCTGAATTCGCCATTTTCTCCGTGGAAATCCCGGTTTCCCCGGACGCCTCCCGAAAGGACGCTGCCTGA
- a CDS encoding 2-oxoacid:acceptor oxidoreductase subunit alpha has product MSPVVLTGEHYMTGDEAIAEGALAAGCRFFGGYPITPATEVAERMANRMPGVGGVFVQMEDEIAAMASIIGASCAGVKSMTSTSGPGFSLMMENIGLAVITETPCVVVNVQRAGPSTGLPTQGAQGDMMQARWGSHGDYSLIALAPASAQEAFYETIRAFNLSEKYRVPVLVMADEVVGHMSERVVIPEESRITVIDRVKAKGRKDRFRPFEPAENGVPPMAVAGDGYCIHVTGLTHDEKGYPVMTVEAQDSMQTRLFAKIEKNLEDIIKVREFELADAEIVLVSYGVSTRTCLAAMEEARAEGLKVGLLQLLTVWPFPERIIARLAEKAKAMITVEINLGQVHLEVERAAKGRVPVHLVGHCGGSLISPDTVLDKIQAVLKRELLCCTSPGGS; this is encoded by the coding sequence ATGTCACCAGTGGTTCTTACAGGCGAGCATTATATGACCGGCGACGAGGCCATAGCCGAAGGCGCACTGGCCGCAGGATGCCGGTTTTTCGGGGGATATCCCATAACCCCCGCCACAGAGGTGGCCGAGCGCATGGCGAACCGTATGCCCGGCGTGGGGGGAGTGTTCGTTCAGATGGAGGACGAAATCGCCGCAATGGCCTCCATTATCGGGGCGTCCTGCGCCGGGGTGAAGTCCATGACGTCCACCTCAGGCCCCGGTTTTTCCCTCATGATGGAAAACATTGGCCTTGCGGTGATCACCGAAACCCCATGCGTGGTGGTTAACGTCCAGCGGGCCGGCCCTTCCACCGGTCTTCCCACCCAGGGCGCCCAGGGCGACATGATGCAGGCGAGGTGGGGCTCCCACGGCGATTACTCCCTCATCGCGTTGGCCCCGGCCTCCGCCCAGGAGGCATTTTACGAGACCATCCGGGCCTTCAACCTCTCGGAAAAGTACCGTGTGCCGGTGCTTGTGATGGCCGACGAGGTGGTGGGCCACATGTCCGAGCGGGTGGTTATACCCGAAGAGTCCCGGATAACGGTGATCGACCGGGTGAAGGCCAAAGGGCGCAAGGACCGGTTCAGGCCTTTCGAGCCTGCGGAAAACGGCGTGCCCCCCATGGCCGTTGCCGGGGACGGCTACTGTATCCATGTAACCGGGCTCACCCACGACGAAAAGGGCTACCCGGTGATGACCGTGGAAGCCCAGGATTCAATGCAGACAAGGCTTTTCGCCAAGATCGAAAAGAACCTCGAAGACATAATAAAGGTGCGCGAGTTCGAGCTGGCGGACGCTGAAATCGTGCTCGTCTCCTACGGGGTATCCACCCGCACCTGCCTTGCGGCGATGGAGGAGGCGAGGGCGGAGGGCCTTAAAGTCGGCCTTCTCCAGCTTCTGACCGTATGGCCCTTTCCCGAAAGGATAATCGCCCGGCTGGCTGAAAAGGCGAAGGCCATGATCACCGTGGAAATCAACCTGGGCCAGGTTCATCTTGAAGTCGAGAGGGCCGCCAAGGGCAGGGTTCCGGTGCATCTGGTGGGCCACTGCGGGGGGAGCCTGATTTCACCCGATACAGTCTTGGATAAAATCCAGGCCGTCCTAAAACGCGAACTGCTGTGTTGCACTTCGCCGGGCGGCTCGTAA
- a CDS encoding 2-oxoacid:ferredoxin oxidoreductase subunit beta has product MATTAKKQEQAAEGFDHHPLDDLLRTDRIPHIWCPGCGIGPTFSATLRGIKASGVDLASTVMVSGIGCSGRAAGYVKLDSYHTTHGRAIPFATGLKLANPKLNVIVFSGDGDLFAIGGNHFIHAARRNMDLTVICVNNLNYGMTGGQAAATTPRMAKTTTTPKGNPDRPFNLPLLAYAAGATFVARWTILHSRDLMESVQTALTRRGFSFIEVLAPCPINYGRRNKELPLVTLRNYQGNTIIKNGASPAEIAPPGQGPVVLGRFIDEDQDSFLSLYDKTYRPQLAETGKD; this is encoded by the coding sequence ATGGCCACAACAGCCAAAAAACAGGAACAAGCCGCCGAAGGGTTCGATCATCATCCACTTGACGATCTTCTGCGCACGGACCGGATTCCTCACATCTGGTGTCCGGGCTGCGGCATAGGCCCCACCTTTTCGGCCACGCTTCGGGGAATCAAGGCATCCGGCGTTGACCTCGCCTCCACAGTAATGGTTTCCGGCATAGGCTGTTCGGGACGCGCGGCGGGGTATGTCAAGCTCGATTCCTACCACACCACCCACGGCAGGGCCATTCCCTTCGCCACGGGCTTGAAGCTCGCCAACCCGAAACTGAACGTCATCGTGTTTTCGGGCGACGGCGACCTTTTCGCAATCGGCGGAAACCACTTCATCCACGCGGCCCGGCGCAACATGGACTTAACAGTCATCTGCGTCAACAACTTGAACTACGGCATGACGGGCGGCCAGGCCGCCGCCACCACCCCGCGCATGGCCAAGACCACCACCACCCCCAAGGGGAACCCGGACCGGCCCTTCAACCTGCCCCTTCTGGCATACGCGGCGGGCGCGACCTTCGTTGCCCGATGGACCATACTCCACAGCCGGGACCTGATGGAATCGGTGCAGACGGCCCTCACCCGCCGGGGCTTTTCCTTCATAGAGGTTCTGGCCCCATGCCCCATCAACTACGGCAGGCGGAACAAGGAACTGCCCCTGGTGACCCTCAGGAATTACCAGGGCAACACCATCATCAAAAACGGCGCAAGCCCGGCAGAAATCGCCCCGCCGGGCCAGGGCCCGGTCGTTTTGGGGCGTTTCATCGACGAGGACCAGGACAGCTTTCTCTCCCTCTACGACAAGACATACCGGCCCCAGCTTGCCGAGACGGGAAAGGATTGA
- a CDS encoding 2-oxoacid:acceptor oxidoreductase family protein, giving the protein MTAIGKKEILVTGFGGQGIVLLGKILGAAAAIGDHKESTLIQAYGPESRGGACSAQVMISDSVIHYPFVRRPDVLGAMSQAGFDKYIGSAKDDTVLLIDQDLVKAKGTKTEVFAIPATRLAEEMGKKMMANIIMLGFIVAVSRVVTGDAARKAVVKSVPKGTEDANLAAFDKGHDFGLAVLKGREKKAAR; this is encoded by the coding sequence ATGACTGCAATCGGAAAAAAGGAAATCCTGGTCACCGGCTTCGGCGGCCAGGGCATAGTGCTTCTGGGAAAGATTCTGGGAGCCGCTGCGGCCATAGGCGATCACAAGGAAAGCACCCTTATCCAGGCATACGGGCCTGAATCGCGCGGCGGGGCCTGTTCGGCACAGGTGATGATCTCGGATTCCGTGATCCACTATCCCTTCGTGCGAAGGCCCGACGTTCTGGGCGCCATGAGCCAGGCCGGGTTCGATAAATACATAGGATCGGCCAAGGACGACACCGTGCTCCTCATCGACCAGGACCTCGTGAAGGCCAAGGGCACAAAGACCGAGGTCTTCGCCATTCCGGCCACCCGCCTTGCCGAGGAAATGGGCAAAAAGATGATGGCCAACATCATAATGCTCGGCTTCATCGTGGCCGTGAGCCGTGTGGTGACGGGGGACGCGGCCCGCAAGGCGGTGGTGAAGTCAGTCCCCAAGGGAACCGAGGACGCCAACCTGGCGGCCTTTGACAAGGGCCATGATTTTGGCCTGGCCGTCCTCAAGGGCCGCGAAAAAAAAGCAGCGCGATGA